One Triticum dicoccoides isolate Atlit2015 ecotype Zavitan chromosome 4B, WEW_v2.0, whole genome shotgun sequence genomic window carries:
- the LOC119295718 gene encoding metallothionein-like protein 1, which yields MSCNCGSGCSCGSDCKCGKMYPDLTEQGSAAAQVAAVVVLGVAPENKAGQFEVAAGQSGEGCSCGDNCKCNPCNC from the exons ATGTCTTGCAACTGTGGATCCGGTTGCAGCTGCGGCTCAGACTGCAAGTGCGG GAAGATGTACCCTGATCTGACAGAGCAGGGCAGCGCCGCCGCCCAGGTCGCCGCCGTGGTCGTGCTCGGCGTGGCTCCTGAGAACAAGGCGGGGCAGTTCGAGGTGGCCGCCGGGCAGTCCGGCGAGGGCTGCAGCTGCGGCGACAACTGCAAGTGCAACCCCTGCAACTGTTAA
- the LOC119295719 gene encoding probable GTP-binding protein OBGM, mitochondrial: MWRRPQAVLCRVSLANLSPAAWAGGGASYYGSSSEGGKGKAAPLQARGMVDRFRLLARGGDGGNGCISQRRSRSDRQGRPDGGDGGTGGNVILECSRSVWDFSNLQHHTKAVRGGNGLSKKQIGTRGPDKVAQVPVGTVIHLVRGERPSFTVNKPTRSLDPWDIPDAVDDSADSSNQKNKDGINGYEAERERSNQWEKQTYPSACSKARFSNAEDSDASSIQPQVDLDENDQFDDDDEEFWEDEEETEEEALDADEEGEEDDIQYSVAEMTRPGQRLIVAQGGEGGLGNASIGRDVRLSKGNRQEEVARLSTGQPGTESFLVLELKSIADVGLVGLPNAGKSTLLSALSRARPEIADYAFTTLRPNIGSLTYDYYLSVKVADIPGLIKGAHENRGLGHAFLRHIERTKVLSYVLDLAATLNGRKGIPPWEQLRDLVVELEHYQEGMTKRPSLIVANKIDEVGADEMYEELKRRVQGVPIFPVCAILQEGVPDLRVGLRDLMDASDPQGVDLSKVIVD; the protein is encoded by the exons ATGTGGCGGCGGCCGCAAGCTGTCCTGTGTCGTGTCTCGCTGGCGAACCTGTCTCCAGCGGCATGGGCTGGTGGTGGGGCCAGCTACTATGGCTCCTCGTCAGAGGGGGGGAAGGGAAAGGCGGCGCCTTTGCAG GCACGTGGGATGGTGGACAGGTTCCGGCTACTTGCCAGGGGTGGCGACGGTGGCAATGGCTGCATCAGCCAAAGGCGCTCCAGGTCCGACCGCCAAGGCAGGCCCGATG GTGGTGATGGAGGAACAGGTGGTAATGTCATTCTTGAGTGCTCAAGATCTGTCTGGGATTTCAGTAACTTGCAACATCACACG AAAGCAGTCCGAGGAGGCAATGGACTTTCTAAGAAACAGATAGGGACAAGAGGTCCTGACAAG GTCGCACAAGTACCAGTTGGCACAGTGATTCATCTAGTCCGAGGGGAGCGACCGTCTTTCACTGTAAATAAACCAACCAGATCTCTAGATCCATGGGATATCCCAGATGCTGTGGATGACTCTGCAGACAGTTCCAATCAGAAGAACAAGGATGGCATTAATGGATATGAAGCTGAAAGAGAAAGAAGCAATCAGTGGGAGAAGCAAACATACCCTAGTGCATGCTCCAAGGCTAGGTTTTCGAACGCTGAAGATAGTGATGCAAGTAGCATTCAACCTCAGGTCGATTTGGATGAAAATGATCagtttgatgatgacgatgaagaatTTTGGGAGGATGAAGAAGAGACGGAGGAAGAGGCTCTAGATGCAGATGAGGAGGGGGAAGAAGATGATATACAGTATTCTGTTGCTGAAATGACAAGACCTGGGCAACGGTTGATCGTAGCACAAGGAGGGGAGGGTGGGCTAGGGAATGCTTCTATCGGCAGAGACGTCCGTCTATCCAAAGGAAATAGACAAGAGGAGGTAGCCCGTTTAAGTACTGGACAGCCAGGAACAGAGTCTTTTCTTGTCTTAGAACTGAAGAGCATTGCTGATGTTGGCCTTGTTGGTTTGCCAAATGCCGGAAAGAGCACACTTCTGAGTGCTCTCTCTAGGGCTCGCCCGGAGATTGCTGACTATGCGTTCACCACACTAAGGCCCAATATTGGTAGCCTAACCTACGACTACTACTTGTCAGTGAAAGTTGCTGACATACCTGGTCTTATCAAAGGTGCCCATGAGAACCGTGGCCTGGGCCATGCCTTCTTGAGGCACATTGAGCGCACCAAAGTTCTGTCCTATGTGCTTGACCTGGCAGCAACACTCAACGGTAGGAAGGGTATCCCACCATGGGAGCAGCTACGCGATCTGGTGGTGGAGCTAGAGCATTACCAAGAAGGCATGACAAAGCGGCCATCGTTGATTGTTGCAAATAAAATAGATGAAGTGGGAGCTGACGAGATGTATGAAGAACTGAAGAGGAGAGTGCAAGGTGTTCCGATATTTCCAGTGTGCGCCATCTTGCAAGAGGGAGTACCTGATCTGAGAGTTGGCCTGAGAGACCTTATGGATGCCTCGGATCCGCAAGGTGTCGATTTGAGCAAAGTTATTGTAGACTAA
- the LOC119293528 gene encoding uncharacterized protein LOC119293528: MPPKRKSPVATAAAPAMPPRMTRSMAAGKRGADAPAKKEEAEAGPAAAGGKGRKKAKKEVSAVETVLSPPAAAKQKVKKNAKKEVVAAAVDDGGAGAESGKRVIVGACTQCQQFKRRALKVKEDLESAVPGVSVTINPEKPRRGCLEIREEGGDVFISLLNMPRPFKKMRELDMDKVIKDIAQKLLESDVALWMPSFCN, from the exons ATGCCTCCCAAGCGCAAGTCCCCGGTTGCGACGGCGGCGGCCCCCGCAATGCCGCCTAGGATGACCCGGAGCATGGCCGCCGGGAAGCGGGGCGCCGACGCTCCGGCTAAAAAGGAGGAAGCAGAGGCGGGGCCGGCGGCGGCCGGGGGGAAGGGcaggaagaaggccaagaaggaggtgtCTGCGGTTGAGACGGTACTGTCGCCTCCTGCAGCGGCCAAGCAGAAGGTGAAGAAAAATGCCaagaaggaggtggtggcggcCGCGGTAGATGATGGCGGTGCTGGCGCTGAAAGCGGGAAGCGCGTCATCGTCGGGGCTTG CACCCAGTGCCAACAGTTCAAGAGAAGAGCTTTAAAGGTGAAGGAGGATCTTGAAAGTGCTGTCCCTGGGGTTTCTGTGACAATCAACCCTGAAAAG CCACGGCGTGGATGCCTTGAGATACGGGAGGAAGGTGGTGATGTGTTCATTTCACTGCTG AACATGCCACGGCCCTTCAAAAAGATGAGGGAGCTCGACATGGACAAGGTTATAAAGGACATTGCCCAGAAATTGCTTGAATCTGACGTGGCATTATGGATGCCCTCCTTTTGCAATTGA